CACCCCGGCGGACTCCTCAGCCTCAGCCTCCGCCTCCGTCGAGGATGTGCCGGTCGGCGCGGTGCTGTACGGCCCGGACGGCGTCGAACTGGCCGTCGGACGCAACGAGCGGGAACTGGCCGGCGACCCGACCGCGCACGCCGAGGTACTGGCCCTGCGCCGGGGCGCGCGACGGCTCGGCCGCTGGCGGCTGGACGACTGCACGCTGGTGGTGACTCTGGAACCGTGCACCATGTGCGCGGGCGCCCTGGTGCTGGCCCGGGTGTCGACGGTCGTCTTCGGGGCGTGGGAGCCGAAGACCGGGGCGGCCGGTTCCCTCTGGGACGTGCTGCGCGACCGTCGGCTCAACCACCGCCCCGAGGTCTACGGCGGCGTCCTCGAAACCGAGTCCGCCGCCCTGCTCCGCGCCTTCTTCCGCTGAGCCCGCACCGCGCTTTGGGGTTGCTGCGGTGGTGCGGTGGTGCGGTGGTT
The nucleotide sequence above comes from Micromonospora pallida. Encoded proteins:
- a CDS encoding nucleoside deaminase, yielding MRRALEVAVTGPDTPADSSASASASVEDVPVGAVLYGPDGVELAVGRNERELAGDPTAHAEVLALRRGARRLGRWRLDDCTLVVTLEPCTMCAGALVLARVSTVVFGAWEPKTGAAGSLWDVLRDRRLNHRPEVYGGVLETESAALLRAFFR